In the Ruminococcus sp. OA3 genome, one interval contains:
- a CDS encoding DEAD/DEAH box helicase family protein — MQIRLANFQREAIRRLLDAMDGETQNIVLKSCTGSGKTIILTHFMDTYCREHGKSVFIWLTPGKGNLEEQSKGKMDRYIHGSHTKLLSDVMSEGFAEGDACFINWEKLTKKDNNALKETERTNFLEHIGHALEEGLSFVIIVDESHQHDTIKAGDIMDFFRAGKIIRCSATPKKYKNAELIEIPEEDVIAEGLIKKVLIINEDFAQNISVESQTGYLLDKALEKQQQLHAEFLRRGSSIHPLIIVQIPNRSDILEDEVERYFEAKGLTYENGRLAIWLSNRKQNLEGIEEPDAKPAAIIIKQAVATGWDCPRAHILVKLRDNMSETFEIQTIGRIRRMPEARHYESELLDSCYLYTMDEKFTEGVRTYLGKNALDAMKLYVKPLNYEFVLKSEQKTSVPIARDAVQALRAVREWFHKEYGTDAGISENRTRLEANGYIFDANIRNYTISGRVITLEQAIDAQREGMNVITIDVPLDTHKHGRDYHHHVADIGRKVGLTYSQMNTIVRRLFDANSRDSQKILLLTTREVYAFVLNNIERLKYAVRHAMAEIMRQPILQANARTIVDFTIPKTCMFTYDSTAKVQEELTKNVYKGYLSSAEPRSASEKDFELFCQDCKPVDWLYKNGDKGAEYFSIVYEDNFGKQRSFYPDYIVSVRGELWIIETKGGFDRTGKSEDIDIFSPRKFEVLSKYITTHGLKGGFVRMDKKSRNLCICMERYHDNIESDNWKILKEVF; from the coding sequence GTGCAGATCAGACTGGCAAATTTTCAGAGAGAAGCAATTCGCAGGCTGCTTGATGCCATGGATGGAGAAACACAGAATATTGTGCTGAAGAGCTGCACAGGAAGCGGGAAGACGATCATTCTGACCCATTTCATGGATACGTACTGCAGGGAACACGGAAAGTCGGTGTTTATCTGGCTGACGCCGGGAAAAGGCAATCTGGAGGAACAGAGCAAGGGAAAGATGGACCGTTATATCCACGGGAGCCATACAAAGCTGTTGTCAGATGTCATGTCAGAAGGCTTTGCGGAAGGCGACGCCTGCTTTATCAACTGGGAAAAGCTGACCAAAAAGGATAACAACGCGCTGAAGGAGACTGAGCGCACTAACTTTCTGGAGCATATCGGGCATGCACTGGAGGAAGGGCTTTCTTTTGTGATCATCGTGGATGAGAGCCATCAGCATGATACAATAAAAGCCGGCGATATCATGGATTTTTTTCGTGCGGGGAAGATCATCCGCTGTTCGGCGACACCGAAGAAATATAAGAATGCAGAGCTGATCGAGATACCGGAAGAGGACGTGATCGCTGAGGGGCTGATCAAAAAGGTACTGATCATCAATGAAGACTTTGCGCAGAATATCAGTGTTGAAAGCCAGACCGGATATCTGCTTGACAAGGCACTGGAAAAGCAGCAGCAGCTCCATGCGGAATTTCTGCGCAGAGGAAGCAGTATCCACCCTCTGATCATCGTACAGATTCCCAACCGCTCGGATATACTGGAAGACGAAGTGGAGCGGTATTTTGAGGCAAAAGGCCTTACATACGAAAATGGCCGGCTGGCGATCTGGCTGTCCAACCGCAAACAGAATCTTGAAGGAATCGAAGAACCGGATGCGAAGCCGGCGGCGATTATCATCAAGCAGGCGGTGGCCACAGGATGGGACTGTCCTAGGGCGCATATTCTTGTGAAACTCAGGGATAATATGAGCGAGACATTTGAGATTCAGACGATCGGCAGAATCCGCAGGATGCCTGAGGCAAGGCATTATGAGAGTGAATTGCTGGACAGTTGTTATCTGTATACCATGGATGAGAAGTTTACGGAGGGTGTCCGCACGTATCTGGGAAAAAATGCACTGGATGCCATGAAACTGTACGTTAAACCGCTGAACTATGAATTTGTGCTGAAAAGCGAGCAGAAGACCTCAGTGCCCATTGCACGGGACGCAGTGCAGGCGCTGCGTGCTGTCCGGGAATGGTTTCATAAGGAGTACGGGACGGATGCAGGCATTTCTGAGAACAGGACACGTCTGGAGGCAAACGGATATATCTTCGATGCGAACATCAGGAACTATACGATCTCCGGACGCGTTATCACACTGGAACAGGCAATCGACGCACAGCGTGAGGGGATGAATGTCATTACGATTGACGTGCCTCTGGACACTCATAAACACGGGCGCGATTATCATCACCATGTAGCGGATATCGGAAGAAAAGTGGGACTCACTTACAGCCAGATGAATACGATCGTTCGCAGGCTGTTCGATGCGAACAGCAGGGACTCACAGAAGATCCTGCTGCTTACGACCCGGGAAGTCTATGCATTTGTACTGAATAATATTGAGCGGCTTAAGTATGCCGTCCGCCATGCCATGGCGGAAATCATGCGTCAGCCAATACTGCAGGCAAATGCCAGGACGATTGTGGATTTTACGATTCCGAAGACATGTATGTTCACGTATGACAGTACCGCAAAAGTCCAGGAAGAGCTTACGAAAAATGTCTACAAAGGCTATCTCTCATCGGCGGAGCCGCGGTCGGCATCTGAAAAGGATTTTGAATTATTCTGCCAGGATTGCAAGCCGGTGGACTGGCTTTATAAGAACGGAGACAAGGGCGCAGAATATTTTTCGATCGTCTATGAGGATAATTTTGGAAAGCAGAGATCCTTCTACCCGGATTATATTGTGAGTGTCAGAGGGGAGCTGTGGATCATCGAGACCAAAGGCGGATTTGACCGTACCGGAAAGAGCGAAGACATTGACATTTTTTCACCCCGGAAATTTGAGGTGCTCAGTAAATATATCACCACCCACGGACTTAAGGGAGGCTTTGTCCGCATGGATAAGAAGAGCCGGAATCTGTGCATCTGCATGGAACGGTATCATGATAATATTGAAAGCGATAATTGGAAGATATTGAAAGAGGTATTTTGA
- a CDS encoding site-specific DNA-methyltransferase: MSTNLSKQKREELLEKIQDIRTFLASTNEGEDTGRFLTYLSELEKHVKSQKYGMVFERHLEHVEEKLRSHVPYLKEEKSLRISRSNRSNYLIEGDNLASLTLLQKTHREQIDLCIIDPPYNRGKNDFIYDDDYVDTNDAFRHSKWASFMYSRLVLARKLLKPEGYIFLNIDENELTTLKMLCDQVFQEQNFVGIYLWEKTSTPPALSKKVRKKLEYILCYAKSLDSRHQFSQGSIDGDDAPLLNTGNGVKTLTFPAGSVRFKIKDGIYKPKTGMKIRLEQPVEVKGGVNITPLVASGEYKWVQETLEKEIHEGTYFLVKTSKFSIRYQRTGQLSHKTPQNLLNAGLGVGTNEDAQKELKALSLPQFDYPKPSSLYAFLIDMINRENDITVLDFFAGSGTTGHAVMKKNKEDGGNRRFILCTNNQENLCRDITYERLKRAMELEGYEEGLSYFKVGYLPVEGRMFYEYAEELIGYLPELIALEHGSFGGEAENTFLAATQEEVDAFFAEYVEKEGCELYIGPDVLLTGEQEYQCLEFKIQVHEVPDYYYHELEG, translated from the coding sequence ATGTCTACAAATCTGTCAAAACAAAAGCGGGAGGAACTGCTGGAGAAGATCCAGGACATCAGAACGTTTCTCGCTTCTACGAATGAAGGAGAAGACACAGGCAGGTTTCTGACGTACTTGAGTGAACTTGAGAAACATGTAAAAAGCCAGAAGTATGGAATGGTGTTCGAGCGTCATCTGGAACATGTGGAAGAGAAACTTCGCAGCCACGTGCCGTATCTGAAGGAAGAGAAAAGTCTGCGGATCAGCCGCAGCAATAGATCAAATTATCTGATCGAGGGGGATAATCTGGCCTCACTCACACTTCTGCAGAAAACACACAGAGAGCAGATCGATCTGTGTATCATCGATCCTCCGTATAACCGGGGAAAAAATGATTTTATTTATGATGATGACTATGTGGATACGAACGATGCGTTCAGACACAGCAAATGGGCATCCTTTATGTATTCACGGCTTGTCCTTGCACGGAAGCTGCTCAAGCCCGAGGGGTATATTTTTCTGAATATCGATGAAAATGAACTGACCACGCTGAAAATGCTGTGCGACCAGGTGTTTCAGGAACAGAACTTTGTCGGTATTTATCTGTGGGAGAAGACATCCACGCCTCCGGCACTGTCGAAAAAGGTCAGAAAAAAGCTGGAGTATATCCTCTGCTATGCAAAGTCACTGGACTCCCGTCATCAGTTTTCACAGGGAAGCATAGACGGTGACGATGCTCCCCTGTTAAATACGGGGAATGGTGTCAAGACTTTGACATTTCCCGCGGGCAGCGTGCGTTTTAAAATCAAAGATGGGATTTATAAGCCAAAGACAGGCATGAAGATCCGGCTGGAGCAGCCGGTGGAGGTAAAAGGCGGAGTTAATATAACACCGCTTGTTGCTTCCGGAGAGTATAAATGGGTTCAGGAAACTCTGGAGAAGGAGATACACGAGGGGACTTATTTTCTTGTTAAGACAAGTAAATTTTCTATCCGGTATCAGCGTACGGGACAACTGTCCCACAAAACTCCTCAGAATCTGCTGAATGCAGGTCTCGGTGTGGGGACGAATGAGGATGCACAAAAGGAGCTGAAGGCGCTTTCACTGCCGCAGTTTGATTATCCGAAACCAAGTTCTCTGTATGCCTTTTTAATTGACATGATCAACCGGGAAAACGATATAACGGTACTTGATTTCTTTGCAGGGTCAGGTACGACCGGACATGCCGTCATGAAAAAGAACAAAGAGGACGGCGGAAACCGCAGATTCATTCTCTGTACGAATAACCAGGAGAACCTGTGCAGAGACATTACTTACGAACGCCTGAAACGTGCGATGGAGCTGGAGGGGTATGAGGAAGGGCTGTCTTATTTTAAGGTGGGATATCTGCCGGTAGAAGGACGCATGTTCTATGAATATGCCGAAGAGCTGATCGGTTATCTTCCGGAGCTGATCGCACTGGAGCATGGTTCGTTTGGGGGAGAGGCAGAGAATACCTTTCTTGCAGCCACTCAGGAGGAGGTGGACGCATTTTTTGCTGAGTACGTGGAAAAGGAGGGCTGTGAACTTTACATCGGACCGGATGTACTTCTCACAGGTGAACAGGAATACCAATGTCTGGAATTCAAGATACAGGTACATGAGGTTCCAGACTATTACTATCATGAACTGGAGGGATAA
- a CDS encoding HD domain-containing protein, which produces MISQITREQALKLLTTYNQDAFHIRHALTVESVMRWYARELGYNEEEEYWGITGLLHDIDFERWPEEHCKKAPELLREGGVGEDMIHAVCSHGYGLCTEEKPEHQMEKVLFAADELTGLIGAAALMRPSKSVMDMEVKSLKKKFKDKRFAAGCSRDVIEKGADLLGWELNDLFEKTILAMRACEEAVNEAMKQYE; this is translated from the coding sequence ATGATTTCACAGATTACGAGAGAACAGGCATTAAAGCTATTGACAACTTATAACCAGGATGCATTTCATATCCGCCATGCGCTGACTGTGGAAAGTGTGATGCGATGGTATGCGCGTGAACTGGGATATAATGAGGAAGAGGAATACTGGGGGATTACCGGGCTGCTCCATGACATTGATTTTGAACGGTGGCCTGAAGAACACTGTAAAAAAGCGCCGGAACTCCTGCGGGAAGGCGGTGTGGGGGAAGATATGATTCATGCCGTATGTTCGCACGGATATGGACTCTGCACAGAGGAGAAGCCGGAGCATCAGATGGAGAAAGTATTGTTCGCGGCAGATGAACTGACGGGACTGATCGGGGCCGCGGCCCTGATGCGCCCTTCCAAAAGCGTAATGGATATGGAAGTAAAGAGCCTGAAAAAGAAATTTAAGGATAAAAGATTTGCAGCGGGATGTTCCAGAGATGTGATAGAAAAAGGGGCGGACCTGCTGGGCTGGGAGTTGAATGATCTGTTTGAAAAGACGATTCTGGCGATGCGCGCCTGTGAAGAGGCAGTGAACGAGGCGATGAAACAGTACGAATAA
- a CDS encoding DUF2284 domain-containing protein, which translates to MTELQKMAEAVGFTHTAEIPVSELEFNPDYRKYCEDNLCGNYNVLPACPPICGSVQEMRKKAERYEKALILQTVWEVEDFNEERTLRKKKQKHNEMTKKLVRRFKEQGIEGLTMAAGPMGKDSCLSAYCIDARKMAETAGMEYWTGNNRIAYFTLFLHQRQKGED; encoded by the coding sequence ATGACGGAGCTTCAGAAAATGGCAGAGGCAGTGGGCTTTACCCATACGGCAGAGATTCCTGTATCCGAGCTTGAGTTTAACCCGGATTACCGAAAATACTGTGAAGATAATCTGTGCGGGAATTATAATGTACTTCCGGCGTGTCCTCCGATATGCGGAAGTGTGCAGGAGATGAGAAAAAAGGCGGAGCGGTATGAAAAGGCATTGATTCTGCAGACGGTGTGGGAGGTAGAGGATTTTAATGAAGAGCGTACTCTCAGGAAAAAGAAGCAGAAACATAATGAGATGACAAAAAAGCTGGTTCGCCGGTTCAAAGAACAGGGGATCGAGGGCCTTACCATGGCTGCTGGTCCGATGGGAAAAGACTCCTGCCTGTCTGCATACTGCATTGACGCCAGAAAAATGGCGGAGACAGCCGGCATGGAATACTGGACGGGGAATAACAGGATCGCTTATTTTACATTATTTTTGCATCAGAGACAAAAAGGAGAAGACTGA
- a CDS encoding helix-turn-helix transcriptional regulator yields MKEKSTFGKFIIKKRKEKGLTQKELAELLFVTESAVSKWERGVSYPDISLVSDICEVLGITEHELVTASEDVRQREMERQAQKFRNMVKAYAWVFYILYGGGLLACLITNLAVNHRLSWFFIVLTAVLTAFSLTSLPLILKKNRAVWTLATFYVSLNLLLFTCCVYTGGNWFGITFISILFAAVVIFLPFILRALPLPGGLYRHRTLLCFTVDTFLLFLLILGACWYSNTADQFLKTACPITAIGLIFPWILMLVIRYIRLNPLFLTGICCFLTGIYSYLVNGAINGVLEGIPFALPVHNFSRWSDPYIDGNIKLIILISCICMGAVFVVGGIALEVKKQK; encoded by the coding sequence ATGAAAGAAAAAAGTACATTTGGAAAGTTTATCATTAAAAAGAGAAAAGAAAAGGGGCTGACACAGAAGGAACTGGCAGAGCTGCTGTTTGTGACTGAGTCTGCCGTATCCAAATGGGAGAGAGGAGTTTCTTATCCGGACATCTCACTGGTGTCAGATATCTGCGAAGTGCTGGGAATCACGGAACACGAACTGGTGACGGCGAGTGAAGATGTAAGGCAGCGTGAAATGGAACGGCAGGCGCAAAAATTCCGTAATATGGTAAAGGCATACGCCTGGGTTTTTTATATTCTGTATGGAGGAGGCCTGCTGGCCTGTCTGATCACGAACCTTGCGGTCAATCACAGACTGTCCTGGTTTTTTATCGTGCTGACAGCGGTGCTGACGGCCTTCTCACTGACGAGTTTGCCACTGATATTAAAAAAGAACAGGGCGGTGTGGACTCTGGCCACCTTTTATGTATCGCTGAACCTGTTGTTATTTACCTGCTGTGTCTATACCGGAGGCAACTGGTTTGGAATCACGTTTATCTCAATTCTGTTTGCAGCGGTAGTGATTTTTCTTCCGTTTATACTGCGTGCATTGCCGCTGCCGGGAGGTCTTTATCGGCACAGGACACTGCTTTGTTTTACCGTGGATACATTTCTTTTGTTTCTGCTGATACTTGGAGCGTGCTGGTACAGCAATACAGCAGACCAGTTTCTGAAGACAGCGTGTCCGATTACCGCGATTGGTTTGATATTCCCATGGATTCTTATGCTGGTTATCCGGTATATCAGATTAAATCCGTTGTTCCTCACAGGAATCTGCTGTTTTCTCACAGGAATATACAGCTATCTGGTCAACGGGGCTATCAATGGTGTATTAGAGGGGATACCGTTCGCACTTCCTGTACATAATTTCAGCAGGTGGTCAGATCCCTACATCGACGGCAATATCAAACTTATTATTTTGATTTCCTGTATCTGCATGGGGGCAGTTTTTGTCGTCGGGGGTATTGCACTCGAAGTCAAAAAACAAAAATAA
- a CDS encoding M14 family zinc carboxypeptidase, translating into MSEVCLYEWLKEKLDQLVYSNPERLQVEARARTADGREILEAVLGSTQSRYHILIQAAIHGREYMNALLAVQQIEEALKNYNELLEQVCFHVLPMSNPDGVVISQRGIEGIRHAGIRKELEQCYQNDMCTGKAEKNRKEYWKRWKANARGVDLNRNFDSGWELFQGVSIPSADHYKGPYPESEPEVRAILSVAEEYPLTCTVSYHSSGNVIYWDYGCGGELLDQDRKLAQTVSRVTGYEQVSSVQDAQDGAGCSDYFVLERGIPSVTIENGAGECPLSMEEYPSIWSANRFLWPALERLYAR; encoded by the coding sequence ATGTCAGAAGTGTGTTTATATGAATGGTTAAAAGAAAAACTGGATCAGCTTGTATACAGCAACCCTGAGAGGCTGCAGGTGGAAGCGCGTGCAAGAACAGCTGATGGACGGGAGATTCTGGAAGCGGTACTTGGCAGCACGCAGTCCAGGTATCATATTCTGATTCAGGCAGCAATCCATGGAAGAGAGTATATGAACGCTCTTCTGGCGGTGCAGCAGATTGAGGAAGCACTGAAAAATTACAATGAGCTGCTTGAGCAGGTGTGTTTTCACGTACTGCCGATGTCAAATCCGGACGGAGTTGTCATCAGCCAGCGGGGAATCGAGGGGATACGGCATGCCGGAATTCGGAAAGAACTGGAGCAGTGTTACCAGAATGACATGTGTACGGGAAAAGCAGAAAAAAACAGGAAGGAATACTGGAAAAGGTGGAAAGCCAATGCCCGCGGTGTAGACCTGAACCGGAACTTTGATTCGGGATGGGAACTCTTTCAGGGAGTCTCAATACCATCTGCGGACCACTATAAAGGACCGTATCCGGAATCTGAGCCTGAAGTGAGAGCGATCCTTTCGGTAGCAGAGGAGTATCCGCTGACCTGCACCGTCTCCTATCACTCCTCAGGAAATGTCATTTACTGGGACTATGGCTGCGGCGGTGAGCTGCTGGACCAGGACCGGAAACTGGCTCAGACGGTCAGCCGTGTGACCGGATATGAACAGGTGTCCAGTGTACAGGATGCGCAGGACGGCGCAGGCTGCAGTGATTACTTTGTCCTTGAGCGGGGAATTCCATCGGTGACGATTGAGAACGGAGCGGGTGAGTGTCCGCTGTCCATGGAAGAGTATCCGTCCATCTGGTCCGCCAACCGGTTTTTGTGGCCGGCGCTTGAGCGGCTTTATGCCCGATAA
- a CDS encoding Gfo/Idh/MocA family oxidoreductase, with translation MKKFKVGVIGVGDISRAYLNNLKKYSDVVELYACATRSLEKSGKKAEEYGFTKPYGSGEDLIADPEVDIVLNLTTPDVHYYYNLEALKAGKHVYSEKPLAATFAQGQEIMALAKEKNLYVGCAPDTFMGGRLQEYRSVLDSGTIGNVIGGMASMVCRGWEWFHPNPSFYYQPGSGPLFDMGPYYLTALVSLLGPVESICAMGTRAEDARIIRSEAQKGREIPVNVDTHITANLKFKSGAVINLCVSFDVWESEMPRMELYGTKGTLCMLEPDPCDGPNLFGGKVLLRTQKNCRWLAMPRSEEMLKTQWEEIEVRHPYNSISQAENSRGIGMVDMAYAIEEGRINRASGDMALHVLEVMEGILRSAEEKVFVSTSTDFALPKAISEDGSF, from the coding sequence ATGAAAAAATTTAAAGTAGGAGTTATCGGGGTCGGGGACATCAGCCGTGCTTACCTGAACAATCTGAAAAAGTATTCAGATGTTGTGGAACTGTATGCATGTGCGACCAGAAGTCTGGAGAAATCCGGAAAGAAAGCGGAAGAGTATGGGTTTACAAAACCATATGGTTCGGGAGAAGACCTGATTGCGGATCCCGAGGTCGATATCGTCTTAAACCTGACTACGCCGGACGTGCATTATTACTACAATCTGGAAGCCTTGAAGGCTGGAAAACATGTGTATTCCGAAAAACCGCTTGCAGCCACATTTGCACAGGGGCAGGAGATCATGGCTCTTGCAAAAGAAAAAAATCTCTATGTTGGCTGTGCGCCCGATACTTTTATGGGAGGCAGACTACAGGAGTACAGAAGCGTTCTGGATAGCGGAACGATCGGAAATGTCATCGGCGGTATGGCCAGTATGGTGTGCCGGGGATGGGAATGGTTCCATCCGAATCCCAGCTTTTATTATCAGCCGGGGTCAGGACCGCTGTTCGATATGGGACCGTATTATCTGACTGCACTTGTGTCACTTCTTGGTCCGGTGGAAAGTATCTGCGCCATGGGCACGCGGGCAGAAGATGCGCGGATTATTCGAAGCGAAGCACAAAAGGGCAGGGAGATACCGGTTAATGTTGACACGCATATTACCGCAAACCTGAAGTTCAAAAGCGGGGCTGTCATTAATCTGTGTGTGAGCTTTGATGTCTGGGAATCAGAGATGCCGCGTATGGAACTTTACGGGACAAAGGGAACGCTGTGTATGCTGGAACCAGATCCGTGTGACGGGCCGAATCTGTTCGGGGGAAAAGTTCTGCTGAGGACACAGAAGAATTGCCGCTGGCTTGCCATGCCCCGCTCCGAAGAGATGCTGAAGACTCAATGGGAGGAGATTGAAGTCAGACATCCATATAATTCCATCAGTCAGGCAGAGAACAGCCGGGGTATCGGAATGGTGGATATGGCATATGCGATCGAAGAAGGGCGGATTAATCGGGCTTCAGGGGATATGGCACTGCATGTTCTGGAAGTGATGGAAGGAATCCTGCGCTCGGCAGAAGAAAAGGTCTTCGTCAGTACGTCTACAGATTTCGCGCTTCCGAAAGCAATATCGGAGGATGGCAGTTTCTAG
- a CDS encoding ElyC/SanA/YdcF family protein translates to MKILFLLLILAALILLLTAAVSLYITTTSKNFILTEDSAARETGTDCILILGAAVWKGQKPSHMLHDRLLTGVSLYQRGVAPKIIVSGDHGRQDYDEVNVMKDFAMRCGVPSRDIFMDHAGFNTYDSMYRARDIFQADSLIIVTQRYHLYRSLYTARRLGLSAYGVCADRRPYAKRMHRNIRELLSRDKAVVMTCLKPKPKYLGPVIPVSGNGDLTNDR, encoded by the coding sequence ATGAAAATATTGTTTCTTCTATTAATTCTGGCTGCCCTGATACTGCTGCTGACCGCAGCGGTGAGCCTGTATATAACAACCACGTCAAAAAACTTCATACTGACAGAAGATTCTGCTGCCAGGGAAACAGGTACCGACTGTATCCTCATTCTGGGAGCCGCTGTCTGGAAAGGCCAGAAACCAAGCCACATGCTGCACGACCGTCTGTTGACCGGAGTCAGCCTTTACCAGCGCGGCGTTGCCCCCAAGATTATCGTCAGTGGTGACCATGGCAGACAGGACTATGATGAGGTCAATGTCATGAAAGATTTTGCCATGCGCTGCGGCGTTCCTTCAAGAGATATTTTTATGGACCACGCCGGTTTTAATACGTATGACAGTATGTACCGGGCCAGAGATATCTTTCAGGCGGACAGCCTTATCATTGTCACCCAGCGCTATCATCTCTACCGTTCCCTTTATACAGCCCGCCGTCTTGGACTCTCGGCATACGGTGTCTGTGCCGACAGGCGTCCGTATGCAAAGCGCATGCACCGAAACATCCGGGAACTCCTCTCCCGGGATAAGGCAGTTGTTATGACCTGCCTGAAACCAAAGCCAAAATATCTGGGACCGGTGATACCCGTCAGCGGGAACGGTGATCTTACCAATGACAGATAG
- a CDS encoding M23 family metallopeptidase — protein MKKRKYWKGVVFTVGALLIFSAVSRIMRNQQQYESMQANTESEEQYIKWVEFGVPYEALDAAYQLDVKTEKEQVHLNWVELLAYLGAKYGGDFSGYKQAHMTELAEKLVSGETTMQDTVKDMKYYSYYREAYGAVLDGWVGEYQIEQEGENGEKEWAKVYGLKAFSPIARDFPYQDYDDFGASRSYGYRRNHLGHDLLGQVGTPVIAVESGYVEALGWNQYGGWRIGIRSFDGKRYYYYAHLRQNIPYAEDLEEGSVVQAGDVIGYLGRTGYSATENVNNIDSYHLHFGIQLIFDESQKEGNNEIWIDCYQLVRFLYKNRSAVQRNDETKMWTRIYQIKDPAVNDYLIAKEQK, from the coding sequence ATGAAAAAACGAAAATATTGGAAGGGTGTAGTTTTTACGGTTGGGGCGCTGCTGATCTTTTCAGCCGTCAGCCGGATCATGAGGAATCAGCAGCAGTATGAGAGTATGCAGGCAAATACAGAATCCGAAGAGCAGTATATCAAATGGGTGGAGTTTGGCGTTCCTTACGAGGCGCTGGATGCGGCATATCAGCTGGATGTAAAGACGGAGAAGGAACAGGTTCATTTGAACTGGGTAGAACTGCTGGCATATCTCGGAGCGAAATACGGCGGGGATTTTTCCGGTTATAAGCAGGCTCATATGACGGAACTGGCAGAAAAGCTTGTATCGGGGGAAACGACGATGCAGGATACGGTAAAAGATATGAAATATTATTCATATTACCGGGAAGCCTATGGTGCTGTGCTGGACGGATGGGTCGGGGAGTATCAGATTGAACAGGAGGGGGAGAACGGAGAGAAAGAGTGGGCTAAGGTATACGGTCTGAAAGCTTTCAGCCCGATCGCCAGGGATTTTCCATATCAGGATTACGATGATTTCGGGGCATCCCGAAGCTACGGATATCGCAGAAATCATCTCGGGCATGATCTGCTGGGACAGGTAGGGACACCGGTCATTGCTGTTGAATCCGGATATGTGGAAGCGCTGGGATGGAATCAGTACGGCGGCTGGCGAATCGGGATACGCAGCTTTGACGGGAAAAGATATTATTACTACGCACACCTGCGTCAGAACATTCCTTATGCGGAAGACCTGGAAGAAGGTTCGGTCGTGCAGGCTGGGGACGTAATCGGATATCTGGGAAGGACCGGATACAGTGCCACAGAAAATGTTAACAACATCGATTCGTACCATCTGCATTTTGGCATTCAGTTGATTTTTGATGAGTCCCAAAAAGAAGGAAACAATGAGATCTGGATTGACTGTTACCAGCTGGTTCGGTTTCTGTATAAAAACCGTTCTGCTGTGCAGCGAAATGATGAGACGAAGATGTGGACGCGGATATATCAGATAAAAGATCCGGCGGTAAATGATTATCTGATAGCAAAAGAGCAGAAATAA
- the bilS gene encoding flavodoxin family protein BilS: MKYSMFYVSVTGNTKQLAEAAEEVFVQETKVEDPAEADLVCVGFWTNEGNATEEVRKYLKTLYNRKVFLFGTAGFGDSKTYLDGILKNVEDSLNDTNEVVGGFMCQGRMPKEVRDRYNKLKEEVPNQGAHYDLMISNFDKALSHPDADDIRALKEAVKTAAEKLG; this comes from the coding sequence ATGAAATATTCAATGTTTTATGTATCAGTTACAGGCAATACAAAACAGCTCGCCGAAGCAGCGGAAGAAGTGTTTGTACAGGAGACAAAAGTCGAAGACCCGGCGGAAGCAGATCTGGTCTGTGTGGGTTTTTGGACAAATGAGGGGAATGCGACTGAAGAAGTCAGAAAGTATCTTAAAACGCTGTATAACAGAAAAGTCTTCCTTTTTGGGACGGCAGGATTCGGTGACAGCAAGACGTATCTGGACGGCATCCTGAAAAATGTGGAAGACAGTCTGAATGATACGAACGAAGTGGTCGGAGGATTTATGTGTCAGGGCAGAATGCCGAAGGAAGTACGTGACAGATATAATAAACTGAAGGAAGAAGTACCGAATCAGGGAGCACACTATGATCTGATGATATCTAACTTTGACAAAGCGCTGTCACATCCGGATGCGGATGATATCCGCGCGTTGAAAGAGGCAGTCAAAACTGCAGCAGAAAAATTGGGATAG